From Nocardia sp. XZ_19_385, the proteins below share one genomic window:
- a CDS encoding UDP-N-acetylmuramate dehydrogenase, producing MRESVRLADLTTLRVGGPATVAECASTEALVATVRALDSKGIPVLLIAGGSNLLISDDGFDGVVVKVATTGVELGADGVIAEAGANWDGVVAQTIDAGFGGLECLSGIPGSAGATPVQNVGAYGVEVASLLRRVELLDRASGATRWAEPAELGFGYRTSKLKHSDDAVVLRVEFALDPSGTSAPLRYGELATTLAVTDGGTRPAAQVRAVVLRLRAGKGMVLDPADHDTWSAGSFFTNPVVPHARVDEIRALITAHVGDVTIPTYPAPDGVKFSAGWLIERAGFGKGFPGPEAPARLSTKHTLAVTNRGAATAGELVALARKVREGVEARFGIHLEPEPVTVGLTL from the coding sequence TTGCGTGAATCGGTGCGGCTCGCGGACCTGACGACGCTGCGGGTCGGCGGTCCGGCGACGGTCGCCGAATGCGCCTCCACGGAGGCGCTGGTGGCGACGGTGCGCGCGCTCGACAGCAAGGGCATTCCGGTGCTGTTGATCGCGGGCGGATCCAATCTCCTGATCAGCGACGACGGTTTCGACGGCGTAGTCGTCAAGGTCGCGACGACGGGTGTCGAGCTCGGTGCCGACGGTGTGATCGCCGAGGCGGGCGCCAATTGGGACGGTGTCGTCGCGCAGACGATCGACGCGGGCTTCGGTGGGCTCGAATGTCTTTCCGGCATACCGGGTTCCGCGGGTGCGACCCCGGTGCAGAACGTGGGGGCCTACGGCGTGGAGGTCGCGAGCCTGCTGCGCCGGGTGGAACTCCTGGACCGCGCGAGCGGTGCGACCCGCTGGGCCGAACCCGCTGAACTCGGTTTCGGATACCGCACCAGCAAGCTCAAGCACAGCGATGACGCGGTCGTCCTCAGGGTCGAGTTCGCGCTGGACCCGTCCGGCACCAGCGCCCCGCTGCGCTATGGCGAGCTGGCCACCACGCTGGCGGTCACCGACGGTGGCACCCGTCCGGCCGCGCAGGTCCGGGCCGTGGTGCTGCGGTTGCGTGCGGGCAAGGGCATGGTGCTCGATCCGGCCGATCACGACACCTGGAGCGCGGGCTCCTTCTTCACCAATCCGGTGGTGCCGCACGCGCGCGTAGACGAGATTCGGGCGCTGATTACCGCCCATGTGGGCGATGTCACGATTCCCACTTACCCGGCGCCCGACGGCGTCAAATTCTCCGCGGGCTGGCTCATCGAACGGGCCGGTTTCGGGAAGGGTTTCCCGGGGCCCGAAGCGCCGGCCCGGCTGTCCACGAAACACACGCTGGCCGTGACGAACCGGGGGGCTGCCACCGCGGGCGAGCTGGTGGCCTTGGCCCGGAAAGTGCGCGAGGGTGTGGAGGCCCGCTTCGGTATCCATCTGGAGCCGGAACCGGTGACGGTCGGCCTGACCCTCTAA
- a CDS encoding class I SAM-dependent methyltransferase encodes MAGSSQPHQLSKPLGNITRGTTGVNRLRRSDRWLVHDELVTARLLAAADPLVVDLGYGASPWTTLELAARLRTVRPDVRVVGLEIDPDRVVPGRDGVTFARGGFELAGLRPVLVRAFNVLRQYPEAAVPDAWARILSGLAPDGLLVDGTCDELGRRCAWVLLDRSGPRSLTLAWDPFTVDKPSDIAERLPKALIHRNIPGEPVHALLTAADRAWARAAPLAPFGPRVRWRQASKYLREDGFPIREYRRRMRDCVLSVPWSTVAPKDTAAV; translated from the coding sequence GTGGCTGGAAGCTCGCAACCCCACCAGCTGAGCAAGCCACTCGGGAACATCACCCGGGGCACCACCGGGGTCAATCGGTTGCGGCGTAGCGATCGATGGCTGGTTCACGACGAGCTGGTCACCGCGCGGCTGCTGGCCGCCGCGGATCCGCTGGTGGTGGATCTCGGTTACGGGGCCAGTCCGTGGACGACACTCGAGCTGGCGGCCCGGCTGCGCACGGTGCGCCCGGATGTCCGGGTCGTCGGGCTGGAGATCGATCCGGACCGGGTCGTGCCCGGTCGCGACGGCGTGACTTTCGCGCGCGGCGGCTTCGAATTGGCCGGGCTGCGACCGGTTTTGGTGCGCGCGTTCAACGTGCTGCGGCAATACCCGGAGGCGGCGGTGCCCGACGCCTGGGCGCGGATTCTGTCCGGGCTGGCGCCGGACGGGCTGCTGGTCGACGGAACCTGCGATGAGCTGGGCCGCCGCTGCGCCTGGGTGCTGCTGGACCGTTCCGGCCCGCGGTCGCTGACCTTGGCTTGGGATCCGTTCACGGTGGACAAGCCGTCCGATATCGCCGAGCGACTACCGAAAGCGTTGATACACCGCAACATTCCCGGTGAACCGGTGCACGCGCTGCTCACCGCGGCGGACCGGGCCTGGGCGCGGGCGGCGCCGCTGGCGCCGTTCGGTCCGCGCGTGCGCTGGCGGCAAGCGTCGAAGTACTTGCGGGAGGACGGTTTTCCGATCCGGGAGTATCGGCGGCGGATGCGCGATTGCGTGCTGTCGGTGCCGTGGTCGACGGTGGCGCCGAAAGACACCGCGGCAGTTTAG
- the purU gene encoding formyltetrahydrofolate deformylase has protein sequence MSSSDDRRYVLTLGCPDKPGIIARITSFIAEFGGSIVEAGYHSDTDSGWFFTRQAIKTSTVPFDLAELRDRFAGVAAELGPDTEWDLLDSGAKRRIVLLVSKDGHCLHDLLGRATSGELPATIEAVIGNHPDLATMTEAHGIQFHHVEFPKDPAERGPAFDEVRKLVDSHDPHAVVLARFMQVLPAELCEHWAGKAINIHHSFLPSFVGARPYHQAFARGVKLIGATCHYVTAELDAGPIIEQDVSRIDHADDVRDMVRQGRDIERVVLARGLRWHLEGRVLVHGRRTVVFN, from the coding sequence ATGAGTTCGTCCGACGACCGCCGCTATGTGCTGACCCTGGGCTGCCCCGACAAACCGGGCATCATCGCCAGGATCACCTCGTTCATCGCCGAGTTCGGCGGCTCGATCGTGGAGGCCGGCTACCACTCCGACACCGACAGCGGCTGGTTCTTCACCCGTCAGGCGATCAAAACGTCGACGGTGCCGTTCGACCTGGCGGAACTACGCGACCGCTTCGCCGGAGTCGCCGCGGAGCTGGGGCCGGATACCGAGTGGGACCTGCTGGACTCGGGCGCCAAGCGCCGCATCGTCCTGCTGGTCAGCAAGGACGGCCACTGCCTGCACGACCTGCTCGGCCGCGCCACCAGCGGCGAGCTACCCGCGACCATCGAGGCCGTCATCGGTAACCATCCCGACCTCGCGACCATGACCGAGGCGCACGGCATCCAGTTCCACCACGTCGAATTCCCGAAGGACCCCGCCGAACGCGGCCCCGCCTTCGACGAAGTCCGCAAGCTCGTCGACTCCCACGACCCGCACGCCGTCGTCCTGGCCCGTTTCATGCAGGTCCTCCCGGCCGAGCTGTGCGAACACTGGGCCGGCAAGGCCATCAACATCCACCACAGCTTCCTGCCCTCCTTCGTCGGCGCCCGCCCGTATCACCAGGCCTTCGCCCGCGGCGTCAAACTCATCGGCGCGACCTGCCACTACGTCACCGCCGAACTCGACGCGGGCCCGATCATCGAACAGGACGTCTCCCGCATCGATCACGCCGACGACGTCCGCGACATGGTCCGTCAGGGTCGTGACATCGAGCGCGTCGTCCTGGCCCGCGGCCTCCGCTGGCACCTCGAGGGCCGAGTCCTGGTCCACGGCCGCCGCACCGTCGTCTTCAACTGA
- a CDS encoding DUF2505 domain-containing protein codes for MATPLAYTARYSHPAAAVRAAFADEQYWKDRIAEVGGDNAKLNSFSANGDQVRVELVQAIAAELLPPAITAVRPGDLIIPRVESWTGDSATFEATVEGAPAQVRGTVALTDAGTGSTATVQGDIEVKVPLFGGKIEKAIQERLTELLQSEEEFTNTWIASHR; via the coding sequence ATGGCTACACCCTTGGCGTACACGGCTCGCTACTCCCACCCGGCCGCCGCCGTCCGCGCGGCGTTCGCCGATGAGCAGTACTGGAAAGATCGCATCGCCGAGGTCGGCGGGGACAACGCGAAGCTGAATTCGTTCAGCGCCAACGGTGATCAGGTGCGGGTCGAGTTGGTGCAGGCCATCGCCGCCGAGCTGCTGCCGCCCGCGATCACCGCGGTGCGCCCCGGCGATCTGATCATCCCGCGGGTGGAAAGCTGGACCGGCGATTCGGCGACTTTCGAGGCGACCGTCGAAGGCGCCCCCGCCCAGGTGCGCGGCACCGTCGCCCTGACCGATGCAGGCACGGGTTCGACCGCGACCGTGCAGGGCGATATCGAGGTGAAGGTTCCGCTGTTCGGCGGCAAGATCGAGAAGGCCATCCAGGAGCGCCTGACCGAGCTGCTGCAGTCCGAGGAAGAGTTCACCAACACCTGGATCGCCTCGCACCGATAG
- a CDS encoding GNAT family N-acetyltransferase — translation MLIRRERADDVIQIAAVHRSAFGPQYTNGDAVAFQDDPEAAERGGSAMAEPPEVELVTRLRSDSGWIPTLSLVLVEHDTVIGHVCLTRATVGPYPVLALGPIGVRVEHQGAGAGAALMHAALGAADALDEPLVGLLGSREYYPQFGFVPAARLGIAPSEPSWTSHFQIRALTAYEPQISGEFRYAEPFYKL, via the coding sequence GTGCTGATCCGTCGCGAACGCGCCGACGATGTCATCCAGATTGCCGCCGTGCATCGCAGCGCATTCGGACCGCAGTACACCAACGGTGACGCGGTCGCGTTTCAAGACGATCCAGAGGCCGCCGAACGCGGCGGCAGCGCCATGGCCGAGCCGCCGGAGGTGGAGCTGGTCACCCGGCTGCGCAGTGATTCCGGCTGGATCCCGACGCTGTCGCTGGTCCTCGTCGAACACGACACGGTGATCGGCCACGTCTGCCTGACCCGCGCGACCGTCGGCCCCTACCCGGTGCTCGCGCTCGGCCCGATCGGCGTCCGCGTCGAACACCAGGGCGCCGGTGCCGGCGCGGCCCTGATGCACGCCGCCCTCGGCGCCGCCGACGCCCTCGACGAGCCGCTCGTCGGCCTGCTCGGCAGCCGCGAGTACTACCCCCAATTCGGCTTCGTCCCCGCCGCGCGCCTCGGCATCGCACCCAGCGAACCCAGCTGGACCTCGCACTTCCAGATCCGCGCCCTCACCGCCTACGAACCGCAGATCAGCGGCGAATTCCGCTACGCCGAACCGTTTTACAAGCTGTAG
- a CDS encoding DUF2505 domain-containing protein — MARRLDYSARYPLHTTKELYEALSTREYWEARVAEMRKYTPGNEVVSLDVSDSGIEVVLHHTLPREMLPEIAQAVMRKDMIITRKESWGPFDGAETVGKFSASIPAGPGSLGGGVRLFPTETGCTMRFSPEAKVFIPMVGPRLEQLMLVNLVDLFRAEAEETVKWLEARNPTS, encoded by the coding sequence ATGGCACGTCGATTGGACTACTCCGCTCGGTACCCGCTGCACACCACCAAAGAGCTCTACGAGGCGCTCTCGACTCGTGAGTATTGGGAAGCGCGGGTCGCGGAAATGCGGAAGTACACGCCGGGTAACGAGGTCGTCAGCCTCGACGTGAGCGACTCGGGCATCGAGGTCGTGCTGCACCACACGCTGCCGCGGGAGATGCTGCCCGAGATCGCGCAGGCCGTGATGCGCAAGGACATGATCATCACCCGCAAGGAGAGCTGGGGCCCGTTCGACGGCGCGGAAACCGTCGGCAAGTTCTCGGCGTCCATCCCGGCCGGCCCCGGTAGCCTCGGCGGCGGAGTTCGCCTGTTCCCCACCGAAACCGGCTGCACCATGCGCTTCTCGCCGGAGGCGAAGGTGTTCATTCCGATGGTCGGTCCGCGGCTGGAGCAGTTGATGCTGGTGAACCTGGTCGACCTGTTCCGCGCCGAAGCCGAAGAGACGGTGAAGTGGCTGGAAGCTCGCAACCCCACCAGCTGA
- a CDS encoding allantoate amidohydrolase — protein sequence MTFDALWDSILEVGREPATGGYRRFAWSDADLTLREWFIGCAGERGMSVEEDRNGNLWAWWLPAGWQGDPVDAFVTGSHLDSVPDGGAYDGPLGVVSAFAAIDLVRAQGIEPHRPVAVVAFSDEEGARFGVACVGSQLTTGALKPERALALRDADGITLAEALTRAGRNPRHLGADPTLSDRVGVYVELHVEQGRALDLVDQPLAVASAIWPHGRWLFTFTGEANHAGATRLIDRRDPMLAYASTVHTARQAAELHAAVATFGKLRVLPNGANAIPSEILAWLDARATDEPTLTRLVEQITSEAHKHAAGDRIELRVEAESITPIVEFPAAPRARINRALGHLGDIPVLPTAAGHDAGILSAQVPTAMLFVRNPTGISHSPAEYARPEDCRAGAEALAAVLTDWITVP from the coding sequence ATGACCTTCGACGCGCTGTGGGATTCGATCCTCGAAGTCGGTCGTGAGCCGGCTACCGGTGGATACCGCCGATTCGCCTGGAGCGACGCGGATCTGACCCTGCGCGAATGGTTCATCGGGTGTGCCGGAGAGCGCGGGATGTCCGTCGAGGAGGACCGCAACGGGAATCTGTGGGCCTGGTGGCTGCCCGCGGGGTGGCAGGGCGATCCGGTGGACGCGTTCGTGACCGGATCGCATCTGGATTCGGTGCCCGACGGCGGGGCCTACGACGGGCCGCTGGGCGTGGTGTCCGCCTTCGCCGCGATCGATCTGGTGCGCGCCCAGGGTATCGAGCCGCATCGCCCGGTCGCGGTCGTGGCATTTTCCGACGAGGAAGGCGCACGTTTCGGAGTCGCTTGTGTGGGTTCACAACTCACCACCGGTGCGCTGAAACCCGAACGGGCACTGGCCCTGCGGGACGCGGACGGCATCACCCTGGCCGAAGCGCTGACCCGCGCGGGCCGCAATCCCCGGCACCTCGGCGCCGACCCGACGCTGTCCGACCGGGTCGGCGTCTACGTCGAACTGCATGTCGAGCAAGGCCGGGCCCTGGATCTGGTGGACCAGCCGCTGGCAGTCGCCTCCGCCATCTGGCCGCACGGCCGCTGGCTGTTCACTTTCACCGGCGAAGCCAATCACGCGGGCGCCACCAGGCTGATCGATCGCCGCGACCCCATGCTCGCCTACGCCTCCACGGTGCACACCGCCCGCCAGGCTGCCGAATTACATGCCGCCGTCGCCACTTTCGGCAAACTCCGCGTCCTGCCCAACGGGGCCAACGCGATCCCCTCCGAGATCCTGGCCTGGCTCGATGCCCGCGCCACCGACGAACCCACCCTCACCCGCCTCGTCGAGCAGATCACCTCCGAAGCCCACAAGCATGCCGCTGGCGACCGCATCGAGCTCCGCGTCGAAGCCGAATCCATCACCCCGATAGTCGAATTCCCCGCCGCGCCGCGCGCCCGCATCAACCGCGCGCTCGGACATCTCGGCGACATCCCCGTCCTGCCCACCGCCGCGGGCCACGACGCGGGCATCCTCTCCGCCCAGGTCCCGACCGCGATGCTGTTCGTGCGCAACCCCACCGGCATCTCGCACTCCCCCGCCGAATACGCCCGCCCGGAAGACTGCCGCGCCGGCGCCGAGGCGCTCGCTGCCGTGCTGACCGACTGGATCACCGTTCCCTGA
- a CDS encoding DUF2993 domain-containing protein produces MNTAPPPSRVSRRTLTIALAVVVALLAALLIGGEAYARHRVASCISAQFEQEMGSKIDVGFGVKPLLITYLDGKVGRVTVDSDDTKFGPAVGMVVHAKFDDLEVVDEGRGGGTIGSSSADVDWSNAGIKETLAGLVTGVTSSKSSGMLTLKVLGGLAELQVKPVVTNGVVQVETQSAALLGIGLPTDLVQGIVDVISKSLQSYPFDMKPTSISVTDDGIAVKLSGGRSELPASQGNTSVSC; encoded by the coding sequence ATGAACACAGCCCCACCTCCCTCTCGGGTCAGCCGGCGCACCCTGACGATCGCGCTCGCCGTGGTCGTCGCGCTCCTCGCGGCGCTCCTGATCGGCGGCGAGGCCTACGCCCGCCACCGGGTCGCCTCCTGCATCTCCGCGCAGTTCGAGCAGGAGATGGGCTCGAAGATCGACGTGGGGTTCGGCGTGAAGCCGCTGCTGATCACCTACCTGGACGGCAAGGTCGGCCGGGTCACCGTCGACAGTGACGACACCAAGTTCGGCCCCGCGGTCGGCATGGTGGTGCACGCCAAGTTCGACGACCTCGAGGTGGTCGACGAAGGGCGCGGCGGCGGTACTATCGGCAGCTCCTCGGCCGACGTCGACTGGAGCAACGCGGGTATCAAGGAAACCCTCGCGGGCCTGGTCACCGGCGTCACCTCGTCGAAGTCGAGCGGCATGCTCACCCTGAAGGTGCTGGGCGGACTGGCCGAACTCCAGGTCAAGCCGGTGGTGACCAACGGTGTGGTGCAAGTGGAGACGCAGTCGGCCGCGCTGCTCGGCATCGGCCTGCCCACCGACCTGGTGCAGGGCATCGTGGACGTGATCTCCAAGAGCCTGCAGAGCTACCCGTTCGACATGAAGCCGACCTCGATCAGCGTGACCGACGACGGGATCGCCGTAAAGCTGTCGGGTGGCCGCTCGGAATTGCCCGCCTCGCAGGGCAATACCAGCGTCAGCTGCTGA
- the deoC gene encoding deoxyribose-phosphate aldolase: MADSSALTRADVAAMIDHTLLAPEATAADVAALVEEARQLGVYAICVSPSMLPVRATGLVVATVAGFPSGKHHSLIKGAEARFAVDQGAAEVDMVIDVGAAVSGDFNAVLADIITVREATADRAVLKVIIESAALPDEAIVQACRAAEQAGADFVKTSTGFHPAGGASVHAVQLMAEAVGGRLGVKASGGIRTSEAAADLIAAGATRLGLSKSRAVLDGFPA; the protein is encoded by the coding sequence ATGGCCGATTCCTCCGCACTGACCCGGGCCGACGTGGCCGCGATGATCGATCACACCCTGCTCGCTCCAGAGGCGACTGCCGCCGACGTCGCGGCGCTGGTGGAGGAGGCGCGCCAGCTCGGTGTGTACGCGATCTGCGTGTCGCCGTCGATGCTGCCGGTGCGCGCCACCGGCCTGGTGGTCGCGACCGTCGCGGGTTTCCCCTCGGGCAAACATCATTCGCTGATCAAGGGCGCCGAGGCCAGGTTCGCCGTCGATCAGGGCGCCGCCGAGGTGGACATGGTCATCGACGTGGGCGCGGCCGTCTCCGGTGATTTCAACGCCGTCCTCGCCGACATCATCACGGTCCGCGAAGCCACCGCCGACCGCGCCGTGTTGAAGGTGATCATCGAATCGGCGGCCCTCCCGGACGAGGCGATCGTGCAGGCCTGCCGCGCCGCCGAACAGGCAGGCGCCGATTTCGTGAAGACCTCCACCGGTTTTCACCCCGCGGGTGGGGCCAGCGTGCACGCCGTGCAGCTGATGGCCGAGGCTGTCGGCGGCCGCCTCGGGGTCAAAGCCAGCGGCGGTATCCGCACCTCGGAAGCCGCCGCGGACCTGATCGCCGCCGGTGCGACTCGTCTGGGCCTGTCCAAGTCGCGCGCGGTATTGGACGGTTTTCCCGCCTGA